One window from the genome of Dasypus novemcinctus isolate mDasNov1 chromosome 26, mDasNov1.1.hap2, whole genome shotgun sequence encodes:
- the LOC131276122 gene encoding NUT family member 2G-like, translating into MLSTLLVPSSHARFKEFEIEEDRQIQMLEEKNGFQCPPPPAPPNLHPQVPPGTMEGQKPVSNPKKSGPKAKVSRQRQRRQQRALKTKAPKEIPPEAVKEYIDLMDGLVGPLHSASEGEDGKSEEEGHGQQECDGIYADPDLLNYIHQLCAEEDFITKVEAVIHPRFLAELLSPGAHVDFLSLTEELQQEEGLTPTQLDLTGVMWDS; encoded by the exons ATGCTGTCAACACTGCTTGTGCCTTCCTCCCATGCTAGGTTCAAGGAGtttgaaattgaagaagacaGGCAGATTCAGATGTTGGAGGAGAAGAATGGTTTCCAGTgccctccacctccagcccctcCAAATCTTCATCCACAGGTGCCCCCAGGCACTATGGAAGGCCAGAAGCCAG TGTCCAATCCAAAAAAGTCAGGGCCCAAGGCCAAGGTTTCCAGGCAGAGGCAACGCAGACAGCAGCGGGCTCTGAAGACAAAGGCCCCCAAGGAGATCCCACCTGAAGCCGTAAAAGAGTACATTGACCTCATGGATGGGCTGGTGGGGCCTTTGCACTCAGCCTCAGAGGGGGAAGATGGAAAATCGGAAGAGGAAGGACATGGACAGCAGGAATGTGATGGAATCTATGCAGACCCGGATCTCCTCAACTACATCCACCAGCTGTGTGCAGAGGAAGACTTCATCACCAAG GTGGAGGCTGTCATTCACCCTCGATTCCTAGCAGAATTGCTTTCCCCAGGAGCACATGTAGACTTCTTGTCCCTAACAGAGGAGCTGCAGCAAGAGGAAGGACTCACGCCCACCCAG CTGGACCTCACCGGAGTGATGTGGGACTCATAG